One region of Anaeromyxobacter paludicola genomic DNA includes:
- a CDS encoding DUF2203 domain-containing protein has product MSEAHRLFSVEDANELLPVLELELGRVARLRSDLASAIASLGGADTALGILHQGQEPPAGLEREAATLKEIAGQIAGAVERITRLGCVIKDLEAGLIDFYSLRGTEPVFLCWQFGEPAVSHWHALDGGFAGRQEIEGVEVEPPEFPN; this is encoded by the coding sequence ATGAGCGAAGCGCACCGCCTCTTCAGCGTCGAGGACGCGAACGAGCTCCTCCCCGTGCTGGAGCTGGAGCTCGGGCGCGTCGCCCGGCTCCGCTCCGACCTGGCCTCGGCGATCGCCTCGCTCGGGGGGGCCGACACGGCGCTAGGGATCCTGCACCAGGGCCAGGAGCCGCCCGCCGGCCTGGAGCGCGAGGCGGCGACCTTGAAGGAGATCGCCGGCCAGATCGCGGGCGCGGTGGAGCGCATCACGCGGCTCGGCTGCGTCATCAAGGACCTCGAGGCCGGGCTCATCGACTTCTACAGCCTGAGGGGGACCGAGCCGGTCTTCCTGTGCTGGCAGTTCGGCGAGCCGGCCGTCTCCCACTGGCACGCGCTCGACGGCGGCTTCGCCGGGCGGCAGGAGATCGAGGGCGTCGAGGTCGAGCCGCCGGAGTTCCCCAACTAG
- the ffh gene encoding signal recognition particle protein has translation MLETVAKGFKAARNKLKGRTEITADAVDDALRDIRVALLEADVAFDVVKRFVARVREKAVGEVVETKVKTEKGTLKVTPQDHFIKICHDELEALMGPVDTSLKTNSKRPTGVMMVGLQGSGKTTTTGKLASRFLKEGKKPLLVAADIYRPAAVEQLKVLGAQLGVPVYSEEGLKPPELCKKAQDVAFREKANVILYDTAGRLAIDEPLMEELEQIKAAVAPDNILLVCDAMIGQDAVKTASEFDRRLAIDGFILTKLDGDARGGAALSIKEITGKPIKFLGMGESLDRLEEFRPEGLASRILGFGDIVGLMKDFEQHVDEDQAKKDAEKILSGDFSLDDFVNQIRLVRKMGPLGELMEKFPLFGELPEGFQFDDKQLTRIVAIVDSMTRTERQRPDTLNDARIRRVAKGSGRDEKDVRDLLKQYNAMRAVMRQIGDAPGLLSRLPGVKQLAQLRKLQGKGMEDVLGGDAAGVDQLLGGGMGVDPSRLAGQMAGMPKGFQPRMPAGAMARARLMGYAPEPIAGGETRADREKRKKKHKAERKARKDARKRNKRK, from the coding sequence ATGCTCGAGACGGTTGCCAAAGGGTTCAAGGCCGCCCGCAACAAGCTGAAGGGCCGCACCGAGATCACCGCCGACGCGGTGGACGACGCGCTGCGCGACATCCGCGTGGCCCTCCTCGAGGCCGACGTCGCCTTCGACGTGGTGAAGCGCTTCGTGGCCCGCGTCCGCGAGAAGGCCGTGGGCGAGGTGGTCGAGACCAAGGTGAAGACCGAGAAGGGGACCCTCAAGGTCACCCCCCAGGACCACTTCATCAAGATCTGCCACGACGAGCTCGAGGCCCTCATGGGCCCGGTGGACACCTCGCTCAAGACCAACAGCAAGCGTCCGACCGGCGTGATGATGGTCGGCCTCCAGGGCTCGGGCAAGACCACCACCACCGGCAAGCTCGCCAGCCGCTTCCTCAAGGAGGGCAAGAAGCCGCTCCTGGTGGCCGCCGACATCTACCGCCCCGCCGCCGTCGAGCAGCTCAAGGTCCTCGGCGCCCAGCTCGGGGTGCCGGTCTACTCCGAGGAGGGGCTGAAGCCGCCGGAGCTCTGCAAGAAGGCCCAGGACGTCGCCTTCCGCGAGAAGGCCAACGTCATCCTCTACGACACCGCCGGCCGGCTCGCCATCGACGAGCCGCTCATGGAGGAGCTCGAGCAGATCAAGGCGGCGGTCGCGCCGGACAACATCCTGCTCGTCTGCGACGCCATGATCGGCCAGGACGCGGTGAAGACCGCGTCCGAGTTCGACCGGCGGCTCGCCATCGACGGCTTCATCCTCACGAAGCTCGACGGCGACGCCCGCGGCGGCGCGGCGCTCTCCATCAAGGAGATCACCGGCAAGCCCATCAAGTTCCTCGGCATGGGCGAGTCGCTCGACCGGCTCGAGGAGTTCCGGCCGGAGGGGCTCGCGAGCCGCATCCTCGGGTTCGGCGACATCGTCGGCCTGATGAAGGACTTCGAGCAGCACGTCGACGAGGATCAGGCGAAGAAGGACGCCGAGAAGATCCTCTCCGGCGACTTCTCGCTCGACGACTTCGTGAACCAGATCCGGCTGGTCCGGAAGATGGGGCCGCTCGGCGAGCTGATGGAGAAGTTCCCCCTCTTCGGCGAGCTGCCGGAGGGGTTCCAGTTCGACGACAAGCAGCTCACCCGCATCGTGGCGATCGTCGACTCGATGACCCGCACCGAGCGGCAGCGGCCCGACACCCTCAACGACGCCCGCATCCGCCGGGTGGCGAAGGGCTCGGGGCGCGACGAGAAGGACGTCCGCGACCTGCTCAAGCAGTACAACGCGATGCGGGCGGTGATGCGGCAGATCGGCGACGCGCCGGGGCTGCTCTCGCGGCTGCCCGGCGTGAAGCAGCTCGCGCAGCTCCGCAAGCTGCAGGGCAAGGGCATGGAGGACGTGCTCGGCGGCGACGCGGCCGGCGTGGACCAGCTCCTCGGCGGCGGCATGGGCGTGGACCCGTCGCGCCTCGCCGGGCAGATGGCCGGGATGCCCAAGGGCTTCCAGCCGCGCATGCCGGCCGGCGCCATGGCCCGGGCCCGACTCATGGGCTACGCGCCCGAGCCGATCGCCGGCGGCGAGACCCGGGCCGACCGCGAGAAGCGCAAGAAGAAGCACAAGGCGGAGCGCAAGGCGCGCAAGGACGCGCGCAAGCGCAACAAGCGCAAGTGA
- the amrB gene encoding AmmeMemoRadiSam system protein B — protein MDLDPRPRLVPLEPRLVQLEDGTQGVVLRDPTGVLTQSALVSPGAYLVLAHLDGTRTLPEVERALALQGRPVPLPDIVTLVRRLEESGLVHGPAHEALRRRALEAFRALPARPASCAGGAYPEEPEALRAFLDGFLSEAADPPGRPSPALPARRGGSAPEAPPESISQRAPRSTLSRDAGEGRGGGGPANGDVRLLVAPHIDLHRGGAAYGHAYRALAASDAELFVVFGTAHATPPHLFTLTRLDYDTPLGPVPTDRELAGALAEELGEEELFADELCHRQEHSCEFQLLWLRHLFPDRPIRALPVLCSSISHLDDPDGETRAFLDALARAVRGRRVCYVAGADLAHVGPMYGDEAAPTPEALAGLAAEDRRTLAFLERGDPGGFHRDATLDDARRRLCGVAPIYAAMRAAGAGARLIHYGQWSDGTDSVSFAAAAG, from the coding sequence ATGGATCTCGACCCGCGCCCCCGCCTCGTCCCCCTCGAGCCCCGGCTCGTCCAGCTCGAGGACGGCACGCAGGGCGTCGTCCTGCGCGACCCCACCGGCGTCCTCACGCAGTCCGCGCTGGTGAGCCCGGGCGCCTACCTCGTCCTGGCCCACCTCGACGGCACGCGCACGCTGCCCGAGGTGGAGCGGGCGCTGGCGCTCCAGGGCCGGCCGGTGCCGCTCCCGGACATCGTGACGCTGGTGCGGCGGCTCGAGGAGTCCGGGCTCGTCCACGGCCCGGCGCACGAGGCGCTGCGGCGGCGCGCCCTCGAGGCCTTCCGCGCCCTCCCCGCCCGGCCGGCGAGCTGCGCCGGCGGCGCCTATCCGGAAGAGCCGGAGGCGCTGCGCGCGTTCCTCGACGGGTTCCTCTCGGAGGCCGCGGACCCTCCCGGCCGCCCCTCCCCCGCCCTCCCCGCCCGGCGGGGAGGGAGTGCCCCCGAGGCCCCGCCAGAATCGATCTCGCAGCGAGCCCCGCGGTCCACCCTCTCCCGCGACGCGGGGGAGGGCCGGGGAGGGGGCGGGCCGGCGAACGGCGACGTCCGCCTCCTCGTCGCCCCCCACATCGACCTCCACCGCGGCGGCGCCGCCTACGGGCACGCCTACCGCGCCCTCGCCGCGAGCGACGCCGAGCTGTTCGTGGTCTTCGGCACGGCGCACGCCACGCCGCCGCACCTCTTCACGCTCACCCGGCTCGACTACGACACGCCGCTCGGTCCGGTCCCGACCGACCGCGAGCTGGCCGGCGCCCTCGCGGAGGAGCTCGGCGAGGAGGAGCTCTTCGCCGACGAGCTCTGCCACCGGCAGGAGCACTCCTGCGAGTTCCAGCTGCTCTGGCTGCGCCACCTCTTCCCCGACCGGCCCATCCGCGCGCTGCCGGTGCTCTGCTCCTCCATCTCGCACCTCGACGATCCGGACGGGGAGACCCGCGCCTTCCTCGACGCCCTCGCCCGGGCGGTCCGGGGGCGCAGGGTCTGCTACGTGGCGGGCGCCGACCTGGCGCACGTCGGGCCGATGTACGGCGACGAGGCGGCGCCGACGCCCGAGGCGCTGGCCGGCCTCGCGGCCGAGGACCGGCGCACCCTCGCGTTCCTGGAGCGCGGCGACCCGGGCGGCTTCCACCGCGACGCCACCCTCGACGACGCGCGCCGGCGGCTCTGCGGGGTCGCGCCCATCTACGCCGCCATGCGCGCGGCCGGCGCCGGGGCGCGGCTCATCCACTACGGCCAGTGGAGCGACGGGACCGACTCGGTGAGCTTCGCCGCCGCGGCGGGGTAA
- a CDS encoding TIGR04552 family protein: protein MKRLDPAEYRPVDRMSLGDLEALRLILRGGSVIDWRRLHFETPEEVDGFLGQNLFSLDDPRDEARLRAILGQAVEYLRGAFGYRVAAQVADPADVRDLFLFASGAKEPRHRRIACVVLKCMHVVHHLEARELLFRTPIREADLSEMVDRRVMAEAKRMAHLGFPVVEFSGNVKTRASLITKLISKRESVAAQVFDRVRYRIVTPRPDQVAPVVRHLASTLFPFNYVVPGQTQNSLLRFRQIVGLHPRADDLVQQLQAPLELEAGETAPFNEFSAEGYKVLNFVVDLPVRIDAFVKPPASPAEDLGRVVFSLVEFQVVDAATARANEVGEASHERYKKRQVMKVLRRLSRGLVVPKKAPGARKKKRRGRPQR from the coding sequence ATGAAGCGACTGGACCCGGCGGAGTACCGGCCGGTCGATCGGATGAGCCTCGGTGACCTCGAGGCGCTGCGGCTCATCCTGCGCGGCGGCTCGGTCATCGACTGGCGGCGGCTCCACTTCGAGACGCCGGAGGAGGTGGACGGCTTTCTCGGCCAGAACCTCTTCTCGCTCGACGACCCGCGCGACGAGGCCCGGCTGCGGGCGATCCTCGGCCAGGCGGTCGAGTACCTGCGCGGCGCCTTCGGTTACCGGGTCGCGGCCCAGGTGGCCGACCCCGCCGACGTCCGGGACCTGTTCCTGTTCGCCTCCGGCGCGAAGGAGCCGCGCCACCGGCGCATCGCCTGCGTGGTGCTCAAGTGCATGCACGTGGTCCACCACCTCGAGGCGCGCGAGCTCCTCTTCCGCACCCCCATCCGCGAGGCCGACCTCTCCGAGATGGTGGATCGGCGGGTGATGGCCGAGGCGAAGCGGATGGCCCACCTCGGCTTCCCGGTGGTCGAGTTCAGCGGGAACGTGAAGACCCGGGCCTCGCTCATCACCAAGCTCATCTCGAAGCGCGAGAGCGTGGCGGCCCAGGTCTTCGACCGGGTCCGCTACCGGATCGTCACCCCCCGCCCCGACCAGGTGGCGCCGGTGGTGCGCCACCTCGCCTCCACGCTCTTCCCGTTCAACTACGTGGTGCCCGGGCAGACGCAGAACAGCCTGCTCAGGTTCCGCCAGATCGTGGGGCTCCACCCCAGGGCCGACGACCTCGTCCAGCAGCTCCAGGCGCCGCTCGAGCTGGAGGCGGGCGAGACGGCACCGTTCAACGAGTTCAGCGCCGAGGGCTACAAGGTCCTCAACTTCGTCGTGGATCTGCCGGTCCGGATCGACGCGTTCGTGAAGCCGCCCGCCTCCCCCGCCGAGGACCTCGGCCGGGTGGTCTTCTCGCTGGTGGAGTTCCAGGTGGTGGACGCCGCCACCGCGCGCGCCAACGAGGTGGGCGAGGCGAGCCACGAGCGTTACAAGAAGCGGCAGGTGATGAAGGTCCTGCGCCGGCTCTCCCGCGGCCTGGTGGTGCCCAAGAAGGCGCCGGGCGCGCGGAAGAAGAAGCGGCGGGGCCGGCCGCAGCGGTAG
- a CDS encoding AgmX/PglI C-terminal domain-containing protein: MRDDKLPEGKQGAARARGAGRVRAAARGTKGAMQFSCEACEARYLIPEERLGRAGVRVRCKKCGHVVRVRPPSAAELELVEGAAGERNVAVLPPAPPRAPGAGVEWFVAGEGSARGPLEVGAVRRQLAAGELPAAALVWREGLVGWTPASAIPELAGPAPAVASAVPRAPPPLPVAAPPPQLESAAAAVLAELARRDVGAPRGPTPRGTPSQGARPAGPPAAGPSPERRVLYASLALAVVGAASLGAGAAWLASRPSPERAPAAPRAAAGPGAEPGALARAPSAPPPASAGAPVAAAPPGPAAAPRPEPAPAAHGAPAPGERPVIAKRASPAAERAPAVRARSKRAEAGARAPEPRTAALPRKSAAPEVDARRAGSGKVEPAATASSATAGASAAAAPRPALPALPPPSRPPRSEDELLAELGASPKPAPKPAAAAPAPQPAPRARPPDPLLDSVSDDELTRELGSAPPPAQKRSVYVPPAAPRATASAAPAAAAPALPERLTPEQVNRAVAARTSDLKRCIADQRAAEPGLKGTLKVRLVIGGDGAVREAAPVTEELAGKPIARCIAGVVKDTRFPPSRAGGQEVIFPFKF; this comes from the coding sequence ATGCGTGACGACAAGCTGCCCGAGGGGAAGCAGGGCGCCGCGCGGGCCCGCGGCGCCGGCCGGGTGCGCGCCGCGGCGCGCGGGACGAAGGGTGCCATGCAATTCAGCTGCGAGGCGTGCGAAGCGCGGTACCTCATCCCCGAGGAGCGGCTCGGCCGCGCCGGGGTGCGGGTGCGCTGCAAGAAGTGCGGGCACGTGGTCCGGGTGCGGCCGCCCAGCGCGGCGGAGCTCGAGCTGGTCGAGGGGGCCGCGGGCGAGCGGAACGTGGCGGTGCTCCCGCCGGCGCCGCCTCGCGCGCCGGGCGCCGGGGTCGAGTGGTTCGTGGCCGGGGAGGGGAGCGCGCGGGGACCGCTCGAGGTCGGCGCGGTCCGCCGCCAGCTCGCGGCGGGCGAGCTGCCGGCCGCGGCGCTCGTCTGGCGCGAGGGGCTCGTGGGCTGGACGCCGGCCTCGGCCATCCCGGAGCTGGCGGGGCCGGCCCCGGCCGTGGCCTCGGCGGTGCCGAGGGCGCCGCCTCCGCTGCCGGTCGCCGCGCCGCCGCCGCAGCTCGAGAGCGCCGCGGCGGCGGTGCTGGCCGAGCTCGCGCGGCGGGACGTCGGGGCGCCCCGCGGCCCGACCCCGCGCGGCACCCCGTCCCAGGGGGCCCGGCCCGCGGGGCCGCCCGCCGCCGGGCCGAGCCCGGAGCGGCGCGTGCTCTACGCCTCGCTCGCCCTGGCGGTCGTCGGGGCGGCGTCGCTCGGCGCCGGCGCCGCCTGGCTCGCCTCCCGCCCGTCTCCGGAGCGCGCTCCCGCCGCGCCGCGCGCCGCCGCCGGCCCGGGCGCCGAGCCCGGAGCGCTCGCCCGCGCTCCCTCGGCGCCGCCCCCGGCCAGCGCCGGGGCGCCGGTCGCCGCCGCGCCGCCCGGTCCGGCCGCGGCGCCGCGGCCGGAGCCTGCCCCGGCCGCGCACGGCGCGCCGGCGCCCGGAGAGCGCCCGGTGATCGCGAAGCGGGCGAGCCCCGCCGCCGAGCGAGCGCCGGCGGTGCGCGCGCGCTCGAAGCGGGCGGAGGCCGGCGCGCGGGCGCCGGAGCCGCGGACGGCGGCGCTGCCGCGGAAGTCCGCCGCGCCCGAGGTGGATGCGCGGCGGGCCGGCAGCGGGAAGGTCGAGCCGGCCGCGACCGCGAGCTCCGCGACGGCCGGGGCCTCGGCCGCCGCCGCGCCGCGCCCCGCGCTCCCGGCGCTCCCGCCCCCCTCGCGACCCCCGCGGAGCGAGGACGAGCTGCTCGCCGAGCTCGGCGCGAGCCCGAAGCCGGCGCCGAAGCCGGCCGCCGCCGCGCCGGCCCCGCAGCCCGCGCCCCGCGCCCGGCCGCCCGACCCGCTCCTCGACTCGGTGAGCGACGACGAGCTCACCCGCGAGCTCGGCAGCGCGCCACCGCCCGCCCAGAAGCGGAGCGTCTACGTCCCGCCGGCGGCGCCGAGGGCGACGGCGAGCGCCGCGCCCGCGGCCGCCGCGCCCGCGCTGCCGGAGCGGCTCACGCCCGAGCAGGTGAACCGGGCCGTGGCGGCGCGGACGAGCGACCTCAAGCGCTGCATCGCCGACCAGCGCGCCGCGGAGCCGGGGCTCAAGGGCACGCTCAAGGTCCGGCTCGTCATCGGCGGCGATGGCGCGGTGCGCGAGGCCGCGCCGGTGACCGAGGAGCTCGCGGGGAAGCCCATCGCGCGCTGCATCGCCGGCGTGGTGAAGGACACCCGCTTCCCGCCGTCGCGCGCGGGCGGGCAGGAGGTGATCTTCCCGTTCAAGTTCTAG